A window of Ruminiclostridium herbifermentans genomic DNA:
AGGAATTGCATCGGAAAAATTAGTTCAAATGTCAACTGATTTGGCAGGACTGGCCGGAGACTTTGCATCCTTTTATAATCTGGCTCAAGACGATGCATTTGAGAAAATACGAGCTGGAATATCGGGAGAAACTGAGCCATTAAAAGCACTTGGTATAAACATGTCTGTGGCCAATATGGAAGCCTTTGCACTTTCAAAGGGCATAAAAGCTTCATGGAATTCAATGGACCAAGCAGCTCAGACACAATTACGGTATCTGTATCTAATGCAGCAATCTAAAGATGCACAGGGAGATTTCAATAAAACATTGGAAACTTCATATGCAAACCAGAAGAGAGTTGCAACTACTAGATTCAATGAGACTTTAGGCAAATTGGCAACAGGATTATTACCGGTTGCTACAAAAGCATTGGAAAAGGTAAATACCGCACTCGCAAGCTTCACCAGCGATCCTGAAAAAATAGAAATGATATCAAATGCAATTGGGAATGTCGGCACATCTATAATGAACGGGGTTGTAGCATTTATCCCATATTTGAAATGGATAGTATTTACTGGAATACCGGGAACAATAGGATTACTTGACAGGTTATTGCCATTAATAGCCGGAGTAGGTGCAGCATTTCTAGCGTGGAAGGTAGTTAGTACAGTACAAAATGTAATCGGCTCAATTGAAAAAGCTAGACTTGCACTTACCTTATTTTCAATGGGCCAGACAAGTGCTGCTGTTCAGCAAGCAGTATTAAATGGTACATTTACGGCGTGGGAAACAATAGTTGGACTACTTACAGGGAAAATAAAACTTGCGACAGTAGCTCAGAAGTTGTGGAATTTGGCAATGTCGTTGAATCCTGTAGGATTGATTGTAGCAGGAATAGCAGCACTTATTGCTATATTTGCAGTTCTATGGGTTAAGTGTGAAGGCTTCAGAAACTTTTGGATTGGACTGTGGAACGGTATAGTTTCAGGAGTAAAGATTGCCATAGATTGGATAAAAAGCAACTGGCCACTAGTTATAGGCTTTATATTAAACCCATTTGGAGCTATATTTGCAACTCTATATAAGTATAATGAAGGCTTTAGAAATTGGGTAAATGGTGTTGTTCAAATAATAAAGTCACCTATAAATACATTAATAGGGTTCATAAACAACAGCTTTATAGCGGGGCTGAATAAGCTTAAAATTCCTGACTGGGTTCCTAAATTCGGTGGTAAAGGCATTAATATTCCTATGATACCAATGCTGGCCAAAGGTGCTACAGTTAATAATCCAACACTTGCAATGATAGGTGAGGCAGGGCCAGAAACAGTCGTGCCACACAATAACAAACCACGAAGCAGAGCATTGCTTGCAGAAGCAGCTGCAGGAGTGGGTGTAACAGGTGGAGGAGATATATACGTAACATTTGCACCAGTTATTCATGGAGGAAATGATATAAAACAGCAGATATCTGAGGCGGAGGACGAATTCGAGCGCAGGATGGATGCATACTTTGCACGTAAGAGGAGATTTGCTTATGGCTTATAGTTTATATAAAACAAAATATATAACCTCTCAGGGTGAAACATGGGACACCATATCCGAGGATTTTTACGGAACACCCTATAAGGTTTCCAACCTTATAGATTGCAATCCCCAATATGCTAACATATTAATATTTGATGATGGTGTGGAGTTAAGTATACCTATACTTGACTCCCAAAGCCCTGATACACTGCCACCATGGAAAAGAGGTACGTCATGACACAGTTGATATACGAGGGGAAGGACATAACTAAGGATATCAGTATAAAATCATGTGTTTTACATGATTATGCAGGCGGGGGAGCAGACGATGTAAGAATCACATTTCCTGATAGTGACAAGCTATGGGGAAAATGGAACCCAGAACGTGGAGATATTTTGGAAGTAAAGACAGGGAATTATAGTACAGGACTTATGTATGTTGATGGAGTAAGTCAATGTGCTGGAACTTTCACACTAAATGCAATTTCTACGCCATTGTCTGCAAAGAAGCCTAAAAATAGAATATGGAGAAATATAAAGTTTACTCAGATAATATCAGATATTGCAGATGCAAATGGACTTACCTATGAAGTATATGGAATTACAGACTATGCATATACAGTAATATCTCAGATGAATCAATCTGACCTAGATTTTCTGAATATGATTTGTATACGTGAAGGCTACAGCTGTAAGATATCAGACGGAAAAATAATAATATTCAGTGAAGAGTACATGGAAAGAAAAACAGCAAAGCCCATAATTACTCCAAATGATGTGTTTCAAAACTATGAATTCACTAAATCAGATAACTTGTTTAGCAGTTTTACAGTCAGATATGCTGCTCCGTTTGGAAATCTTATAACTTATACTGCTCGAAGTATTTATGCAGGTGGTAGCGGACTCGAGATAGAGTATTTGAATTCAATTGCTGAGGCTGAAAGATGGGCGAATGGATACCTAAGAAATATAAATAAATATGCTGTAACTACATATTTACCAATGAAATTTATAACTGATATTTCTGCAGGGAGTTTGATAAACATAAAAGAATTTGGAACATTTGACGGCAAGTATTATGTGTATAAGGTATCACTTGATACAGTAAATAATAAGTCATATGTATACGCAAGGCAGGTGGACTAGATGTCATTAGCTACATTTGGAACTAAAGCATTCACAGTATCCAATAAAAAAATATATACATTAGATGAACTTGCATTTTCGCAGTCTCTTAACACTGAAACGCAGGAGGTAGAGGGAGGAAAACCTAGTACATATATAAAAGGGGTTAACCTTATAACACTAAGTTTCAGCATAAACCTTGATGCCCGTTTTGTGGATGTGAAAGCTGAAATAGACTGGTGGAATAAAAAGATGTTATCACAAGTTCCGGAGATATTCACCATAGGCGGTAAAGTAATATCTAAAAATAGATTTTTACTGAAATCAGTGAGCACATCAGACACGATAATAGGGAAAAACGGAAGATTCTTAAAAGCTAAACTTGACCTACAATTTGAGGAATTTGCTTCGAAAGGCTACAAAAAAGATGCCACAAGCAAAAAAAAGGGAAAAAAAGATAAAGGAATGAGTGCTGCTGATATAAAAGCATTAGAGGAGGCAATGAAAAATGTTAATTAAAGTAGATTCAGCCTCGTCTATAAACTGGCAAGCAAAAGGATATGAGAAGATAGCGGACAATGTTGCCAATATTCTAAAAACGAAAATGTCAGAAGTTCCATATATGAGAGACATGGGTATAGATTCAGACTATATGGATATGCCAATTACAGAAGTAAAGGGTCAGATAATAAGTAATGCAATTGAAGTAATATCTTATGAACCTAGAGTAACTGTCAAAGAAATAGAAATAGAAGGGGTAACTGCAATTGGAGATATCCTTATCAAGGTGGTGATAGAAGTTTGAGTGAAATAAATTTTGTAAATATAGATGCAGAGCAAATAACTTCTGAACTCATAAATGATTTTGAGAACTATACCGGAGAAATACTGTATGCAGGAGATGCCAGAAGATTGTTTCTACAGGGATTTGCATATGTATTTGTAAATCTATTAAATAGCATAAACACTACAGGCAGAAGCAATCTCTTAAGATATGCATATGGTGATACTTTGGATGCACTTGGAGAGTTGTATGGAACACCACGAATGGAGGCACAAAAAGCAAAAGTAACAATTAGGTTTACTCTGTCACAGGCCCAGCCCGGAGTAGTAACAATACCAGCAGGTACAAGGGTAACACCAGACGGAAATATATTTTTTGCAACGGATACAGTACTTACCATAGCAGGAGGAAGCACCTATGGAGAAGTAACTGCAACGGCAACTAGTCCTGGTATAGAATATAATGGATTTGCAGCTGGCCAGATAAACAAACTTGTGGATTGCAATCCATATGTTTCATCTGTAGTAAATATAGATATGAGTTCTGGGGGAACGGATATAGAAAGAGATGATGCATACAGAGAAAGACTAAGGGCAGCACCATACAGTTATTCAACAGCAGGACCTACACAAGCTTACGAATATTGGGCAAGAAATGCAAGCCCAGATGTAGGGGATGTATTAGTTACTTCTCCAAGTGCAGGCAATATAACTATATATGTATTAAAGCAAGATGGTGCCATTCCTGAATTAGAAGATACCATTATTGCTGCAGTAAATAATGAGGTAAATGATAAATCCCGTAGACCAATGACAGATTACGTGACTGTTGTACCTGCTACACCAGTAAATACAACAATTGAAGTTGAATATTATATCAGTCCGGACAATGCGTTTAATGCAGCATCTATTCAATCAGCTGTAGCATCTTCAGTAAATAAATACAGGGTATGGCAGACAGGAAAAATCGGTAGGGCAATAAATCCGGATGAACTTAGAAAGCACATGCTTAATGCTGGGGCTTCAAGAGTTGATATAACTTCGCCAACAAGAGTCACAATGTCGGTAGGAGAAGTTGCTCAGATAACATCAGCATCAGTAACATATAAAGGAATAGGTGAGTAACAAATGCTTGTTAAAGGAAAGATATCATCAATTAATGCCTCTGCAAATACAGCAGAGGTTATTTTATTGGAATATGATAATGTAGTTACTGCACCAGTGCCCTTTTATCATAAAGGAGCCGCAGATATAGCAACAGTAGGACAGTTTGTAGTACTGGCATTATTCAATAACGACTTCAACGATTCAGTAATACTATAGGGGGAAGATAAGGTGAAATTAGATAACGGACTCAATCTTATGGAATTCCTGCCTGTATTCATGCGTGAAGATATAACCGCACAGGGTTTTGCATACGCAATT
This region includes:
- a CDS encoding baseplate assembly protein, whose protein sequence is MSEINFVNIDAEQITSELINDFENYTGEILYAGDARRLFLQGFAYVFVNLLNSINTTGRSNLLRYAYGDTLDALGELYGTPRMEAQKAKVTIRFTLSQAQPGVVTIPAGTRVTPDGNIFFATDTVLTIAGGSTYGEVTATATSPGIEYNGFAAGQINKLVDCNPYVSSVVNIDMSSGGTDIERDDAYRERLRAAPYSYSTAGPTQAYEYWARNASPDVGDVLVTSPSAGNITIYVLKQDGAIPELEDTIIAAVNNEVNDKSRRPMTDYVTVVPATPVNTTIEVEYYISPDNAFNAASIQSAVASSVNKYRVWQTGKIGRAINPDELRKHMLNAGASRVDITSPTRVTMSVGEVAQITSASVTYKGIGE
- a CDS encoding tail protein X — encoded protein: MAYSLYKTKYITSQGETWDTISEDFYGTPYKVSNLIDCNPQYANILIFDDGVELSIPILDSQSPDTLPPWKRGTS
- a CDS encoding GPW/gp25 family protein, which encodes MLIKVDSASSINWQAKGYEKIADNVANILKTKMSEVPYMRDMGIDSDYMDMPITEVKGQIISNAIEVISYEPRVTVKEIEIEGVTAIGDILIKVVIEV
- a CDS encoding phage late control D family protein gives rise to the protein MTQLIYEGKDITKDISIKSCVLHDYAGGGADDVRITFPDSDKLWGKWNPERGDILEVKTGNYSTGLMYVDGVSQCAGTFTLNAISTPLSAKKPKNRIWRNIKFTQIISDIADANGLTYEVYGITDYAYTVISQMNQSDLDFLNMICIREGYSCKISDGKIIIFSEEYMERKTAKPIITPNDVFQNYEFTKSDNLFSSFTVRYAAPFGNLITYTARSIYAGGSGLEIEYLNSIAEAERWANGYLRNINKYAVTTYLPMKFITDISAGSLINIKEFGTFDGKYYVYKVSLDTVNNKSYVYARQVD
- a CDS encoding phage tail protein; the encoded protein is MSLATFGTKAFTVSNKKIYTLDELAFSQSLNTETQEVEGGKPSTYIKGVNLITLSFSINLDARFVDVKAEIDWWNKKMLSQVPEIFTIGGKVISKNRFLLKSVSTSDTIIGKNGRFLKAKLDLQFEEFASKGYKKDATSKKKGKKDKGMSAADIKALEEAMKNVN